The following proteins are encoded in a genomic region of Ostrea edulis chromosome 7, xbOstEdul1.1, whole genome shotgun sequence:
- the LOC125657129 gene encoding uncharacterized protein LOC125657129 yields MVVWPVILHTTVMMLFWLMSVTCSGTCPENNALKEALTCLHNLTDGENTKMTISPSDIYRTKQFCENGNFRDSVNCLRNLHQSCKDPVKLEMLKKYADPNAWQAGFDRLCHSMSLYISSADCITKQNSEIQSCIDRKQDIEISNGADVSYNFNEDEEKYVKSICRLFQVSNHCFSTQIGNKCGVDIKAVLTDFNSGLTPPICRDYSFASPSAARTNFSINMSALCVCFVYILAWMTSL; encoded by the exons ACACAACAGTGATGATGTTGTTTTGGTTGATGAGTGTCACGTGCTCAGGGACATGCCCCGAGAATAATGCGCTCAAGGAGGCGCTCACGTGCCTCCACAACCTGACGGATGGGGAGAATACGAAGATGACGATCAGCCCTTCGGATATCTACCGGACCAAGCAATTCTGCGA aaatggaaACTTTAGAGACTCGGTGAATTGTTTACGAAATCTTCACCAGTCGTGTAAGGACCCAGTCAAGTTGGAAATGCTAAAGAAATACGCCGACCCGAACGCCTGGCAAGCTGGGTTCGATAGACTGTGTCATAGTATGTCCC TTTATATCAGCAGTGCAGACTGCATCACAAAGCAGAATTCAGAGATTCAAAGCTGCATTGATAGAAAGCAAGATATAGAGATTTCAAATGGGGCTGATGTTTCCTACAACTTCAATGAGGATGAggaaaaatatgttaaaagtaTCTGTAG GTTATTCCAAGTTTCCAACCACTGCTTCAGCAcacagattggaaataaatgtGGCGTGGACATCAAAGCCGTGTTAACGGACTTCAATAGTGGTCTCACGCCACCTATATGTAGGGACTACAGCTTCGCCTCCCCAAGTGCTGCAAGGACCAATTTCTCCATTAATATGTCCGCattatgtgtgtgttttgtatACATTCTTGCTTGGATGACGTCattatga